The Methylorubrum populi genome contains a region encoding:
- a CDS encoding ATP-grasp domain-containing protein: MLDLFGDADTLALAEAHRTLPGRFGAGGRDRAGVLAALGDLSREAGGSELGIVLGSGFEGAPDLVAAIAARHRLLGASPGVVAALKDPFRFAALCERLAIPHPAVTAGPVAERSGWLLKRAGGCGGSHIRVGATGAAPPGHYLQARMPGRAFALNVLSDGRRIEPLALTEQWQAPSPLRPFRYAGALARGRDAAGPVPAARVAEIAEAVLRLVRATGLTGLASADLLIDGERWWLLEINPRPGATLDVLDRRPTPLLIQHIEAALGRMPAIEAVPKDATGAEICYAARTCAAVPPLDWPNGVHDRPRAGSRIERGAPLCTVTASGPDEAAVRNELRSGIETVRALLEETENSHEFQHDRAEPQRPGGAAGREPRR; this comes from the coding sequence GTGCTCGACCTGTTCGGCGACGCGGATACCCTGGCGCTCGCCGAGGCACACCGCACGCTGCCCGGCCGGTTCGGTGCGGGCGGCCGCGACCGGGCCGGCGTGCTGGCAGCACTCGGCGACCTGTCGCGGGAGGCGGGCGGCAGTGAACTCGGGATCGTGCTCGGCAGCGGCTTCGAGGGTGCGCCGGACCTCGTCGCCGCGATCGCCGCCCGCCACCGCCTGCTCGGCGCAAGTCCCGGGGTCGTGGCGGCACTGAAGGACCCGTTCCGCTTTGCCGCGCTCTGCGAGCGCCTCGCGATTCCGCATCCGGCGGTCACCGCCGGCCCGGTGGCGGAGCGCAGCGGGTGGCTCCTCAAGCGCGCGGGCGGCTGCGGCGGTTCGCATATCCGCGTCGGCGCGACGGGCGCGGCCCCGCCCGGCCACTACCTCCAGGCCCGGATGCCCGGCCGCGCCTTCGCCCTGAACGTCCTGTCCGACGGGCGCCGCATCGAACCGCTCGCGCTGACCGAGCAGTGGCAGGCGCCCTCGCCGCTGCGGCCGTTCCGCTATGCCGGGGCGCTCGCCCGCGGCCGCGACGCGGCCGGGCCGGTTCCGGCGGCCCGCGTCGCGGAGATCGCCGAGGCCGTTCTCCGGCTCGTGCGCGCGACCGGTCTGACGGGCCTCGCCAGCGCCGACCTGCTGATCGACGGCGAACGCTGGTGGCTTCTCGAGATCAACCCGCGCCCCGGCGCGACCCTCGACGTGCTCGACCGCCGGCCGACGCCGCTCCTGATCCAGCATATCGAGGCCGCGCTCGGTCGAATGCCTGCGATCGAGGCCGTCCCGAAGGATGCGACAGGCGCCGAGATCTGTTACGCGGCCCGCACCTGTGCGGCGGTGCCGCCGCTCGACTGGCCGAACGGCGTCCATGATCGGCCGCGGGCCGGCAGCCGCATCGAGCGCGGCGCGCCGCTCTGCACGGTGACGGCCTCCGGGCCGGATGAGGCGGCGGTCCGAAACGAATTGCGGTCGGGGATCGAGACGGTCCGCGCCCTGCTGGAGGAAACGGAGAACAGTCATGAGTTCCAACACGACCGCGCCGAGCCTCAACGCCCTGGCGGGGCCGCTGGTCGAGAGCCTCGTCGCTGA
- a CDS encoding methylenetetrahydromethanopterin dehydrogenase, whose product MARSILHMLTPLKHMSPFDVNMAVDAGFETLVTYTGVDLADVVSLTQDSIFSRAPQDGVRTGIFIGGKNAETALDMMDRARKAFVPPFANHVFADPAGSFTTGAAMVAEVSRALKAKFSTDLKGKRIVVFGGAGVVAYVAAVIGALEGAHSVLVGHDGEERVSKIAFTMKWRFGIEVGAVDGTLPEARRAAIAEADVILSAGPAGIPILTAEDLESAPKLLVASDVNAVPPAGIAGIDVNARDVPLPVGKGVGIGALAVGNVKYQTQCRLFRTMLEAQEPLALDFRDAYGLAVEIAG is encoded by the coding sequence ATGGCTCGCTCGATCCTGCACATGCTGACGCCGCTCAAGCACATGAGCCCGTTCGACGTGAACATGGCGGTCGATGCCGGATTCGAGACGCTGGTCACCTATACCGGCGTCGATCTCGCCGACGTGGTCTCGCTGACCCAGGATTCGATCTTCTCCCGCGCGCCCCAGGACGGCGTGCGCACCGGCATCTTCATCGGCGGCAAGAACGCCGAGACGGCGCTCGACATGATGGACCGGGCCAGGAAGGCCTTCGTGCCGCCGTTCGCCAACCACGTCTTCGCCGATCCGGCCGGCTCCTTCACCACCGGCGCGGCCATGGTCGCCGAGGTCTCCCGGGCCCTCAAGGCGAAGTTCTCGACCGACCTCAAGGGCAAGCGCATCGTCGTCTTCGGCGGTGCGGGCGTGGTCGCCTACGTCGCCGCGGTGATCGGCGCGCTGGAGGGCGCGCACAGCGTGCTCGTCGGCCATGACGGCGAGGAGCGCGTCTCGAAGATCGCCTTCACCATGAAGTGGCGCTTCGGCATCGAGGTCGGCGCCGTCGACGGCACCCTGCCGGAGGCGCGCCGCGCGGCCATCGCCGAGGCCGACGTGATCCTCTCGGCCGGCCCGGCCGGCATCCCGATCCTGACGGCGGAGGATCTCGAATCCGCGCCCAAGCTGCTCGTCGCCTCCGACGTCAACGCCGTGCCGCCCGCCGGCATCGCCGGCATCGACGTGAACGCCAGGGACGTACCCCTGCCGGTGGGCAAGGGCGTCGGCATCGGCGCGCTCGCGGTCGGCAACGTGAAGTACCAGACCCAGTGCCGCCTGTTCCGGACGATGCTGGAGGCGCAGGAGCCGCTCGCCCTCGACTTCCGCGACGCCTACGGGCTCGCCGTCGAGATCGCCGGCTGA
- a CDS encoding beta-ribofuranosylaminobenzene 5'-phosphate synthase — MAEVPDQTGETVSAPRPGGAVRVRAPARLHFGFLDLNGGLGRRFGSIGLALDAPAVQLVARGAKRASASGPEAERVRANLLAAAAYLDVPETVAIAVEEAIPPHAGFGSGTQVALAVAAAVARLNGRPFAPADFADVLDRGNRSGVGLAAFTEGGLIVDGGRDGSGAPPPVIARLPYPEDWRVVLILDEAMTGVHGSRETEAFRDLPPFDAGQAAEICRIVLMQVLPAAATAEPNGFGAGITAIQKRIGDHFSPHQGGRYASPAVAEVLESIAQAGLPGYGQSSWGPTGFALVPSQGEAEALVARLARPGRLRFVVARGRNAGAAIAEA; from the coding sequence GTGGCCGAGGTCCCGGACCAGACGGGTGAGACCGTGAGCGCGCCGCGTCCCGGCGGTGCCGTCCGGGTCCGCGCGCCCGCGCGCCTGCATTTCGGTTTCCTCGATCTCAACGGCGGGCTGGGGCGCCGCTTCGGCAGCATCGGTCTCGCCCTCGATGCGCCCGCCGTGCAACTCGTCGCACGCGGAGCCAAGCGCGCCTCCGCCAGCGGCCCCGAGGCCGAGCGGGTGCGGGCGAACCTGCTCGCGGCCGCCGCCTATCTCGACGTGCCGGAGACGGTCGCCATCGCGGTCGAGGAGGCGATCCCGCCCCATGCCGGCTTCGGCTCGGGCACGCAGGTCGCGCTGGCGGTGGCCGCCGCGGTGGCGCGCCTCAACGGACGGCCCTTCGCCCCGGCCGACTTCGCCGACGTGCTCGACCGCGGCAACCGCTCCGGCGTCGGCCTCGCGGCCTTCACCGAGGGCGGCCTGATCGTCGATGGCGGCCGCGACGGCTCGGGCGCGCCGCCGCCGGTGATCGCGCGGCTGCCCTACCCGGAAGACTGGCGCGTCGTGCTGATTCTCGACGAAGCCATGACCGGCGTGCATGGCTCCCGCGAGACGGAAGCGTTTCGCGACCTGCCGCCCTTCGATGCGGGGCAAGCCGCCGAGATCTGCCGGATCGTGCTGATGCAGGTGCTGCCGGCCGCCGCGACCGCCGAGCCGAACGGGTTCGGCGCCGGCATCACCGCGATCCAGAAGCGGATCGGCGACCATTTCTCCCCCCACCAGGGCGGGCGCTACGCCAGCCCGGCGGTGGCCGAGGTGCTGGAGAGCATCGCTCAAGCCGGATTGCCCGGCTACGGCCAGAGTTCCTGGGGGCCGACCGGCTTCGCGCTGGTGCCCTCGCAGGGGGAGGCGGAAGCGCTGGTCGCGCGGCTTGCCCGCCCGGGCCGCCTGCGCTTCGTCGTCGCCCGCGGGCGCAACGCGGGCGCGGCGATCGCCGAAGCGTAG
- a CDS encoding formyltransferase, whose amino-acid sequence MAAWVKGGAADVDAAVEAAADLLAAARVPVLAGLSAEVSALRAACRLAETLGASLDPVSGPSVYAELGALGAGSAMNTTRAETVGRADVVLIVGNRPWDGDLIAEIAASAPSRGRAAGAERALLSLGGPQNGAIRHVAYAADAGGLAVSLGHLRAFAKGHLAGEAAYADLAKRLFAAQYGAVVYDPEEVGELGVDMLQGLIRDLNESTRFFALTLADPFQGRAAVQLSAWTTGQAPRVGFGRHLPEHDPWRFDSARQIAAGEADAALWLASLPAPRPDWLGRLPTVAIVGEGSPEAAGETAEVVITVGVPGESVGGALWNERRGVIAYAEPKAAAEAPTASGVLARIRDRLIEKGVSC is encoded by the coding sequence ATGGCGGCCTGGGTGAAGGGAGGCGCGGCGGATGTGGACGCGGCGGTCGAAGCCGCGGCCGACCTGCTGGCCGCGGCACGCGTGCCGGTGCTGGCGGGCCTGAGCGCCGAAGTCTCGGCGCTCCGCGCCGCCTGCCGGCTGGCCGAGACGCTGGGCGCCTCGCTCGATCCCGTTTCCGGTCCCAGCGTCTACGCCGAACTCGGCGCGCTCGGCGCGGGCAGTGCCATGAACACGACCCGGGCCGAGACCGTCGGCCGGGCGGATGTGGTCCTGATCGTCGGCAACCGTCCCTGGGACGGCGACCTGATCGCCGAGATCGCCGCCTCCGCCCCGAGCCGGGGACGCGCGGCGGGCGCCGAGCGCGCCCTGCTCTCGCTCGGCGGTCCGCAGAACGGCGCGATCCGCCACGTCGCCTACGCGGCCGATGCCGGCGGCCTCGCCGTCTCGCTCGGGCACCTGCGCGCCTTCGCCAAGGGACACCTCGCGGGTGAAGCCGCCTATGCCGACCTCGCCAAGCGCCTGTTCGCGGCGCAGTACGGCGCCGTCGTCTACGACCCGGAGGAGGTCGGCGAACTCGGCGTGGACATGCTCCAGGGCCTGATCCGCGACCTCAACGAGTCCACCCGCTTCTTCGCGCTGACGCTGGCCGACCCGTTCCAGGGCCGCGCCGCCGTACAGCTCTCCGCCTGGACCACGGGTCAGGCGCCTCGGGTCGGCTTCGGCCGGCACCTGCCGGAGCACGATCCCTGGCGCTTCGACAGCGCCCGGCAGATCGCCGCGGGCGAGGCCGACGCCGCCCTGTGGCTCGCCTCGCTGCCCGCTCCGCGCCCGGACTGGCTCGGCCGCCTGCCCACGGTCGCCATCGTCGGCGAGGGCTCGCCCGAGGCCGCGGGCGAGACCGCGGAGGTCGTCATCACCGTGGGCGTGCCCGGCGAGAGCGTCGGCGGCGCGCTCTGGAACGAGCGGCGCGGCGTCATCGCCTATGCCGAGCCGAAAGCCGCCGCCGAGGCGCCGACCGCTTCCGGCGTGCTCGCCCGCATCCGCGACCGCCTCATCGAGAAGGGTGTCTCATGCTGA
- a CDS encoding formylmethanofuran dehydrogenase subunit A, which yields MLTRIHGGRVVDPTVGRDAVGDVWIEDGRVVAASDRSPDQTIDAAGCVVMAGGVEVHSHIAGGNVVMSRLLLPDLYVSESAPDGHPFAHAGGSGSWIGANYARMGYTTAVEPALPPSNALATHLELADIPLLDRGGLAVLGNDDHLLQFLRDGEGRNAVRDLVQQTLAHARGLGVKCINAGGASAFKDGVLKLGLDDEIPCYGLSTRTIMSALLDAVEEIGVPHPLHVHCNNLGLPGADDSLVATLEAAEGRRIHFAHAQFYAYGVVDPENPMTGGFRSAAERINAAMEAHPNATYDVGQVVFGQTVTISLDILRQFGGRKGAKPRKWVLSAGDAEGGGVVPFLYRPRGPVSSLQWAIGLELMLLSRNPERTILTTDHPNGGVFTEYPRIIHLLMDAEERAKEIATLPAVVGERSGLAGIEREYTFGEIAQLTRSGPAKLLGLTDRGHLREGAKADVAIYRDEKDRTAMFSRAKLVLKDGKAIVEDGEVVAWGPGKTLSLDVEADAGMERRADAYLQDRFGAGLDTFAVPDAAFPENTGTFEDVACRA from the coding sequence ATGCTGACCCGTATCCACGGCGGACGGGTGGTCGATCCCACGGTCGGGCGCGACGCTGTCGGCGACGTCTGGATCGAGGACGGCCGCGTCGTCGCCGCGAGCGACCGTTCCCCCGACCAGACGATCGACGCCGCCGGCTGCGTGGTGATGGCCGGCGGCGTCGAGGTCCACTCGCACATCGCCGGCGGCAACGTGGTGATGAGCCGCCTGCTCCTGCCCGACCTCTACGTCAGCGAGTCGGCGCCCGACGGCCACCCCTTCGCCCATGCCGGCGGCTCGGGAAGCTGGATCGGCGCCAACTACGCGCGGATGGGCTACACCACCGCGGTCGAGCCGGCCCTGCCGCCCTCGAACGCGCTCGCGACCCATCTCGAACTCGCCGACATCCCGCTGCTCGACCGCGGCGGGCTGGCGGTGCTCGGCAACGACGACCACCTGCTCCAGTTCCTGCGCGACGGCGAGGGCAGGAACGCCGTTCGCGACCTCGTGCAGCAGACGCTGGCCCATGCGCGGGGCTTGGGCGTCAAGTGCATCAACGCGGGCGGCGCCTCGGCCTTCAAGGACGGCGTGCTGAAGCTCGGCCTCGACGACGAGATCCCCTGCTACGGGCTGTCCACGCGCACGATCATGTCGGCGCTGCTCGATGCGGTCGAAGAAATCGGCGTGCCGCACCCGCTGCACGTCCACTGCAACAACCTGGGCTTGCCCGGCGCCGACGACTCGCTCGTCGCGACGCTGGAGGCGGCGGAGGGGCGGCGCATCCACTTCGCCCACGCCCAGTTCTACGCCTACGGCGTGGTCGATCCCGAGAATCCGATGACCGGCGGATTCCGCTCGGCGGCCGAGCGCATCAACGCGGCGATGGAGGCCCACCCCAACGCGACCTACGACGTGGGTCAGGTGGTGTTCGGCCAGACGGTGACGATCTCGCTCGACATCCTGCGCCAGTTCGGCGGCCGGAAGGGGGCCAAGCCCAGGAAATGGGTGCTCTCGGCGGGCGATGCCGAGGGCGGCGGCGTGGTGCCGTTCCTCTACCGGCCGCGCGGGCCGGTCTCGTCGCTGCAATGGGCGATCGGCCTCGAACTGATGCTGCTCTCGAGGAACCCCGAGCGCACCATCCTCACCACCGACCACCCGAACGGCGGCGTCTTCACCGAGTATCCGCGCATCATCCACCTGCTGATGGATGCCGAGGAGCGGGCGAAGGAGATCGCGACGCTGCCGGCGGTCGTCGGCGAGCGTTCCGGCTTGGCCGGTATCGAACGCGAGTACACGTTCGGCGAGATCGCCCAGCTCACCCGCTCGGGGCCTGCCAAGCTCCTGGGCCTGACCGACCGCGGCCACCTGCGGGAGGGCGCCAAGGCCGATGTCGCGATCTACCGCGACGAGAAGGACCGCACGGCGATGTTTTCGCGGGCCAAGCTCGTATTGAAGGACGGGAAGGCGATCGTCGAGGACGGCGAGGTCGTGGCCTGGGGCCCGGGCAAGACGCTCTCGCTCGACGTCGAGGCCGATGCCGGCATGGAAAGGCGGGCGGACGCCTACCTGCAGGACCGCTTCGGCGCCGGGCTCGACACCTTCGCGGTGCCGGACGCCGCGTTCCCGGAGAACACCGGGACGTTCGAAGACGTGGCATGCCGGGCGTGA
- the fhcD gene encoding formylmethanofuran--tetrahydromethanopterin N-formyltransferase, whose translation MSDLTLNGIKVEDTFAEAFDVAGTAIVVTNDTPKWAMIAATVMTGFATSVIGCGAEAGIDAELSPDETPDGRPGVRILLFGFEPNGLKDQLLKRVGQCILTCPGTACYAGVEGPTKIRLGGAIRYFGDGFAVAKRLPDAQGRMRRYWRIPVMDGEFLCEDSTRAVDGAVGGGNLLFLGRKHADTLVVAEIAVEAARAVPGAILPFPGGIVRSGSKVGGRTKGMMASTNDAYCPTLKGRAGSALPPECGVVLEIVIDALTSAAVAESMRAALHAATEIGARHGLVAVTAGNYGGNLGRHHYHLRDLLEKPAA comes from the coding sequence ATGAGCGACCTCACCCTCAACGGCATCAAGGTCGAGGACACCTTCGCCGAGGCCTTCGACGTCGCGGGCACCGCGATCGTCGTCACCAACGACACGCCGAAATGGGCGATGATCGCGGCGACGGTGATGACGGGCTTCGCCACCTCGGTGATCGGCTGCGGCGCCGAGGCCGGCATCGATGCCGAACTGTCCCCGGACGAGACCCCGGACGGACGCCCCGGCGTGCGCATCCTGCTGTTCGGCTTCGAGCCGAACGGACTGAAGGACCAACTGCTCAAGCGCGTCGGCCAGTGCATCCTCACCTGCCCCGGCACCGCCTGCTACGCCGGCGTCGAAGGCCCCACGAAAATCAGGCTCGGCGGCGCGATCCGCTATTTCGGCGACGGCTTCGCGGTCGCCAAGCGGCTGCCGGATGCGCAGGGCAGGATGCGCCGCTACTGGCGGATTCCCGTCATGGACGGCGAGTTCCTGTGCGAGGATTCGACCCGCGCGGTCGACGGCGCGGTCGGCGGCGGCAACCTGCTGTTCCTCGGCCGCAAGCACGCCGACACCCTCGTCGTCGCCGAGATCGCGGTCGAGGCGGCGCGTGCCGTGCCCGGCGCGATCCTGCCCTTCCCCGGCGGCATCGTCCGCTCCGGCTCGAAGGTCGGCGGCCGCACCAAGGGCATGATGGCCTCGACCAACGATGCCTACTGCCCGACGCTCAAAGGTCGGGCCGGCTCGGCGCTGCCGCCCGAATGCGGCGTGGTGCTGGAAATCGTCATCGACGCGCTGACCTCGGCGGCCGTCGCCGAGTCGATGCGCGCGGCGCTGCACGCGGCGACCGAGATCGGCGCGAGGCACGGGCTGGTCGCGGTCACCGCCGGCAATTACGGCGGCAATCTCGGCCGGCACCACTACCACCTCCGCGACCTGTTGGAGAAACCCGCCGCATGA
- a CDS encoding formylmethanofuran dehydrogenase subunit C, whose amino-acid sequence MSTLRLRGEPPERVDLLDVTPLALRGLSEAEAGRLAIGTSRRGLTLGDLFEIRLDGSDGLVIEGGSSRLDRVGAALSEGAIRVEGDVGQRLAEGMAAGTLTVTGSAGPYAATGATGGTITIEGDAGDHAGGAVYAARAGLDGATLVVKGRAGDHLGDRMRRGMILAASAGAYAGSRMIAGTIVVSGALGDHPGYGMRRGTLIAGSHGALLPTFVETGTPDLVFVRLLARSLKRLGAAQAGLIGGTLRRYSGDLATLGKGELFVPA is encoded by the coding sequence ATGAGCACGCTGAGACTGCGCGGTGAGCCGCCGGAGCGCGTCGATCTCCTCGACGTCACGCCGCTGGCGCTCAGGGGCCTGTCCGAGGCCGAGGCGGGCCGGCTCGCGATCGGCACCAGCCGCCGCGGCCTGACGCTCGGCGACCTGTTCGAGATCCGCCTCGACGGCTCCGACGGCCTCGTGATCGAGGGCGGCTCGTCCCGGCTCGACCGGGTCGGCGCGGCGCTCTCGGAGGGCGCGATCCGGGTCGAGGGCGATGTCGGCCAGCGGCTGGCCGAGGGCATGGCGGCGGGCACGCTCACGGTGACGGGTTCGGCCGGCCCCTACGCCGCCACCGGCGCCACCGGCGGCACCATCACCATCGAGGGCGATGCCGGGGATCACGCGGGCGGCGCGGTCTACGCCGCCAGGGCCGGGCTCGACGGCGCGACGCTCGTCGTCAAGGGCCGGGCCGGCGACCATCTCGGCGACCGCATGCGCCGCGGCATGATCCTGGCGGCCTCGGCCGGCGCCTATGCGGGCTCCCGCATGATCGCCGGCACGATCGTCGTCTCCGGGGCGCTCGGCGACCATCCGGGCTACGGCATGCGCCGCGGCACGCTGATCGCGGGCAGCCACGGCGCCTTGCTGCCGACCTTCGTCGAGACCGGCACGCCGGATCTGGTCTTCGTCCGCCTGCTGGCCCGGAGCCTCAAGCGACTCGGCGCGGCCCAGGCCGGCCTGATCGGCGGCACGCTGCGGCGCTACTCCGGCGATCTCGCGACGCTCGGCAAGGGGGAGCTGTTCGTGCCGGCCTGA